In Acidobacteriota bacterium, a genomic segment contains:
- a CDS encoding MFS transporter, with translation MTSPADGSPRLTRIQWLICIIAVIGFAFDTYELLMLPLILRPALEQLGGLTFGTPEFTRWRDLMFYVPAVCGGIFGLLGGYLTDRLGRRRILTWSILLYAFSALGAGFATSLPMLLVLRTTTFVGVCVEFVAAVAWLAELFPEPKRRETIIGYTQAFSSLGGFMVSLMALLIAKIALSLPPIQGSHDTWRYLLISGLIPAIPLIIIRPFLPESPVWKEKKAAGTLKRPSFAEIFRPLYRRTTLVSALIFACSLGAAFGAIQQLPQIVPALVPVDSSVPPPERQKLVQSTVAGVQTLQELGGLAGRFLLAFLALRIVSRRKLLRVFQIPGLFIVPLVFLYPAVHDLGMLKWGVFFAGLFTVGQLSFWGNYLPRMYPTHLRGTGESFAANVGGRMVGTSAALLTTQFALMMGGGNPALNPIERAHYLAYGAAAVAFLVYAIGLVASFWLPEPAREELPE, from the coding sequence ATGACTTCTCCCGCTGATGGCTCTCCGCGTCTCACCAGAATCCAATGGCTCATCTGCATCATCGCAGTCATCGGGTTTGCCTTTGATACCTACGAGCTGCTGATGCTCCCGCTGATCCTGCGGCCGGCGCTCGAACAACTCGGAGGGTTGACGTTCGGCACGCCGGAGTTCACGCGCTGGCGCGACCTGATGTTCTATGTGCCCGCAGTGTGCGGAGGAATCTTTGGACTGCTCGGCGGCTATCTGACCGACCGGCTCGGGCGGCGAAGAATCTTAACGTGGAGCATTTTGCTGTATGCGTTTTCGGCGCTGGGCGCTGGGTTTGCGACTTCGCTGCCGATGCTGCTTGTGTTGAGGACGACGACGTTCGTCGGTGTGTGCGTGGAATTCGTCGCCGCGGTTGCGTGGCTCGCCGAACTCTTTCCCGAGCCGAAGCGGCGTGAAACGATCATCGGTTACACGCAGGCGTTCTCCTCACTCGGCGGGTTCATGGTCAGCCTGATGGCGCTTCTGATCGCGAAGATCGCCCTTTCGCTGCCGCCCATTCAAGGGAGTCACGACACCTGGCGATACCTGCTGATCTCAGGACTGATTCCTGCGATTCCTTTGATCATCATTCGTCCGTTCTTACCTGAGTCGCCGGTGTGGAAGGAAAAGAAGGCTGCAGGGACGCTCAAGCGGCCAAGCTTCGCCGAGATTTTCAGACCTCTGTATCGCCGGACTACTCTGGTCAGCGCATTGATTTTTGCGTGCAGCCTCGGCGCGGCGTTCGGCGCGATCCAGCAGCTTCCGCAGATCGTGCCCGCGCTCGTTCCGGTAGACAGCAGCGTGCCGCCGCCCGAGCGCCAGAAACTTGTCCAGTCCACGGTAGCGGGCGTTCAAACGCTTCAAGAGCTTGGTGGATTGGCTGGCCGGTTTCTGCTCGCGTTTCTGGCTCTTCGCATCGTGTCGCGCCGCAAGCTGCTCCGCGTGTTTCAGATTCCGGGACTGTTCATCGTTCCGCTGGTGTTTCTCTATCCCGCGGTGCACGATCTCGGGATGCTGAAATGGGGAGTCTTCTTCGCGGGGCTGTTCACCGTTGGGCAATTGAGCTTTTGGGGAAACTACCTGCCGCGCATGTACCCGACGCATCTTCGCGGTACAGGCGAGAGTTTTGCGGCGAACGTCGGAGGAAGGATGGTGGGGACTTCGGCGGCGCTGCTGACGACGCAGTTCGCATTGATGATGGGCGGTGGCAACCCAGCGCTCAATCCCATTGAGAGGGCGCACTACCTTGCGTACGGAGCAGCAGCGGTGGCATTTCTTGTTTACGCGATTGGATTAGTTGCGAGCTTTTGGCTGCCGGAGCCGGCGCGAGAGGAGTTGCCTGAGTGA
- a CDS encoding BrnT family toxin, with protein sequence MEIETVIWLRSVVDKLAGKHQVDTLEVEEVLSNRPKIRFVEKGTRRGEDVYLALGQTDAGRYLAVLFIYKKAKEALILSARDMAARERRQYGKK encoded by the coding sequence GTGGAGATCGAAACCGTTATCTGGCTCAGATCCGTCGTGGACAAACTCGCTGGCAAACATCAGGTAGACACGTTAGAAGTTGAAGAGGTCCTCAGCAACCGTCCAAAGATTCGCTTCGTTGAAAAGGGCACACGCAGGGGCGAAGATGTCTACCTTGCCTTGGGACAGACTGATGCAGGGCGATACCTGGCAGTACTGTTCATTTACAAGAAGGCCAAAGAGGCATTAATCTTGAGCGCGAGAGACATGGCCGCCAGGGAAAGAAGGCAATATGGCAAGAAGTAA
- a CDS encoding CopG family antitoxin, with translation MARSKAQEVPLPKKLDDLVEFFETHDMGEYWDRMPEAHFEVEIKKRTHLIAIDEDIADQITAIAKSKKTSSETLVNSWLKEKIQKAS, from the coding sequence ATGGCAAGAAGTAAGGCGCAAGAGGTCCCTCTCCCGAAGAAACTTGACGATCTTGTCGAGTTCTTTGAAACACACGACATGGGGGAGTACTGGGATCGCATGCCAGAGGCCCATTTTGAGGTCGAGATAAAGAAAAGAACTCACCTGATCGCGATTGACGAAGACATCGCCGATCAGATAACAGCGATCGCGAAGTCAAAGAAGACCTCCTCGGAAACCTTGGTCAACTCATGGCTGAAGGAGAAGATCCAGAAAGCCAGTTGA
- a CDS encoding sodium:solute symporter family protein, with the protein MIPTIFVFAYLAVVIYIGIFAFRRSAHREEAEDYFLAGRSLGPYVFLFSLFGTNMTAFAILGSSGHAFNNGIVTFGLMASSSALIIPLSLLFIGTRVWALGKKYGFITPVQMFRDRWECSHIGTVIFVVQAAFLIPYIIIGVMGGGTALSAISGGRVPYWMGGAVVAMVVMSYVFFGGMRGTAWVNTFQTSLFLCFGAIALIVIGVGMGGFQQSAETLLASPGTAPLLTRERISPLFFFSYTFIPLSSIAFPHITIFCLTARKMSQFKKTVILYPFCMLALWLPCVFLGVMANRMNDVPQIQQKLEARRALAVEGPVLTPDERDGLREKMVADDVLLLLLERYAPIWLAGLLGAGIMAAVMASDSQILALSTMFTEDVFAFYGGKKRFGEAAQVHTGRLFIILITIAAYAVALRAPQNIFDLAVQYAFSGYSALSPLLVAALFWKKSTKWGALASTVWAAMAVAAVAVFQSLVPAPAPGPPVVMWSVAGVEVLSRTPGGTAVFGLMPVVPMTIISAVLLVVVSFFTSKPSATTLSRYFRRGALSST; encoded by the coding sequence GTGATCCCGACGATCTTCGTCTTCGCATATCTCGCCGTCGTTATCTACATCGGCATTTTCGCGTTTAGAAGGTCGGCCCATCGCGAGGAGGCAGAAGACTACTTCCTGGCAGGCCGCTCACTGGGACCCTACGTTTTTCTGTTCTCGCTGTTCGGAACGAACATGACCGCGTTCGCCATTCTCGGCTCGTCTGGGCACGCGTTCAACAACGGTATTGTGACCTTCGGGCTGATGGCTTCATCGTCGGCGCTGATCATTCCTCTCTCGCTTTTGTTTATCGGCACTCGAGTCTGGGCGCTCGGGAAGAAGTACGGCTTCATTACGCCGGTGCAGATGTTTCGCGATCGCTGGGAGTGCAGTCACATCGGAACGGTCATCTTCGTGGTCCAGGCGGCGTTTCTCATTCCGTACATCATCATCGGAGTGATGGGTGGCGGAACGGCGCTGAGCGCGATCAGCGGCGGCCGGGTCCCTTACTGGATGGGAGGCGCGGTGGTGGCGATGGTAGTGATGTCTTACGTGTTCTTTGGCGGGATGCGGGGGACGGCGTGGGTGAACACATTTCAGACGTCGCTGTTTTTGTGCTTCGGGGCGATCGCGCTGATTGTTATTGGAGTTGGGATGGGCGGGTTTCAGCAGTCGGCTGAGACGCTGCTCGCCTCGCCCGGCACTGCGCCGCTTCTAACGCGCGAACGCATCTCACCGCTGTTTTTCTTCAGCTACACTTTCATACCGCTATCGTCGATTGCGTTTCCTCACATAACGATCTTCTGTCTGACCGCGCGCAAGATGAGTCAGTTCAAGAAGACGGTCATCCTCTATCCGTTCTGCATGCTGGCGCTGTGGCTGCCGTGTGTTTTTCTGGGGGTGATGGCCAATCGAATGAACGACGTTCCGCAGATTCAGCAGAAGCTCGAAGCGCGCCGCGCGCTTGCAGTCGAAGGTCCGGTGCTGACGCCCGATGAGCGCGACGGGTTGCGCGAGAAGATGGTTGCCGACGATGTGTTGTTGCTGCTGTTAGAGCGCTACGCGCCGATCTGGCTGGCGGGGTTGCTGGGCGCAGGGATAATGGCCGCGGTGATGGCGAGCGATTCTCAAATCCTCGCGCTGTCGACGATGTTCACCGAAGACGTCTTTGCGTTCTATGGCGGGAAGAAACGCTTTGGCGAAGCGGCTCAGGTTCACACCGGGCGTCTGTTTATCATTCTGATAACGATCGCCGCGTACGCGGTTGCGCTGCGAGCCCCTCAGAACATTTTTGATCTTGCCGTCCAGTATGCGTTCTCGGGCTACTCGGCGCTGTCGCCGCTGTTGGTGGCGGCGCTGTTCTGGAAGAAGAGCACAAAGTGGGGAGCGCTTGCGAGCACGGTTTGGGCGGCGATGGCAGTAGCAGCGGTTGCCGTCTTTCAATCCCTTGTTCCTGCGCCGGCTCCGGGACCTCCGGTAGTGATGTGGTCGGTAGCCGGAGTCGAAGTTCTGTCGCGAACGCCGGGCGGGACTGCGGTGTTTGGATTGATGCCGGTTGTACCGATGACGATCATATCAGCGGTGTTGTTAGTCGTAGTTTCTTTTTTCACATCGAAGCCGAGCGCGACCACACTCTCGCGGTACTTCCGGCGCGGTGCCCTGTCTAGCACTTGA
- a CDS encoding DUF3311 domain-containing protein yields MKRALLPIIVVALYVLHQDFWFWRAARPLVFGFIPIGLFYHACYTVAAALLMWMLVKHAWPSHLEEEIEGGAGFSLRDSNPVVIEQAELDHRLKSAPRGREGEQ; encoded by the coding sequence ATGAAACGAGCACTGCTGCCGATCATTGTAGTTGCTCTTTACGTCCTGCATCAGGATTTCTGGTTCTGGCGGGCGGCGCGTCCGCTCGTCTTCGGATTTATTCCCATCGGGCTGTTCTATCACGCCTGCTATACCGTCGCGGCCGCGCTCTTAATGTGGATGCTAGTAAAGCACGCGTGGCCTTCACACCTCGAAGAAGAGATTGAGGGTGGGGCAGGATTCAGTCTGCGAGATTCGAACCCGGTAGTCATTGAGCAGGCCGAACTCGATCACAGACTGAAGTCTGCGCCACGCGGTCGGGAGGGCGAGCAGTGA
- a CDS encoding coproporphyrinogen-III oxidase family protein, with translation MTDTSQTKTEVGNYFVSNYPPFSLWQPEYIPHVIEALNQPPRIEDPLGLYLHIPFCRKRCKFCYFKVYTDKNASEIERYLDALIKENEIYSRTRAFQGRRLRFAYFGGGTPSYISEKQLHYLVEGLNRHVSWENAEEVTFECEPGTLRKSKLETLKEIGVTRLSLGVEHFNDDVLEANGRAHLSPEIYQAYEWAREVDFPQINIDLIAGMMGESEDKWRDTVRRAIELEPDSVTIYQMELPYNTVISREMIEKGLDSPIADWPTKRRWVDYAFEQFQERGYRVASAYTLATTQKPCRFIYTDALWHGGDMIGLGVSSFSHFGGVHFQNAHSFEEYVRLLDNDQLPLLRALSLTPKQKLIREMILQLKTGALDTAYFRRKFGVEIWNEFQPVYERLADEHLIGRDNGTIELTRSGLLQVDSFLSEFFEPELRPVRYA, from the coding sequence ATGACCGATACATCTCAAACCAAGACCGAGGTCGGCAATTATTTCGTCTCCAACTATCCGCCGTTTTCATTGTGGCAACCGGAATACATCCCTCACGTTATTGAAGCGCTGAATCAACCCCCGCGCATCGAAGACCCGCTCGGGCTTTATCTGCACATTCCCTTCTGCCGCAAGCGCTGCAAGTTTTGTTACTTCAAGGTCTACACCGACAAGAACGCCTCTGAGATCGAGCGCTACCTCGACGCGTTGATTAAAGAGAATGAGATTTATAGCCGCACGCGCGCCTTTCAAGGCAGGCGGCTTCGGTTCGCGTACTTCGGCGGCGGCACGCCCTCCTACATTAGCGAAAAGCAGCTCCACTACCTCGTCGAAGGGCTCAACCGGCACGTTAGTTGGGAGAACGCCGAAGAAGTCACCTTCGAATGCGAGCCTGGGACGCTGCGAAAGTCGAAGCTCGAAACGCTGAAGGAAATCGGTGTGACGCGGCTCAGCCTCGGCGTCGAACACTTCAACGACGACGTTCTAGAGGCTAACGGCCGCGCGCATCTTTCACCCGAGATTTACCAGGCCTACGAGTGGGCTCGCGAGGTCGACTTCCCCCAGATCAACATCGATTTGATAGCCGGGATGATGGGCGAATCGGAAGACAAGTGGCGCGACACGGTCCGGCGCGCGATTGAACTCGAACCCGATTCGGTCACTATCTATCAGATGGAGCTGCCTTACAACACCGTGATCTCGCGAGAGATGATCGAGAAGGGACTCGATTCGCCGATCGCGGATTGGCCTACGAAGCGGCGCTGGGTTGACTACGCGTTCGAGCAGTTCCAGGAACGCGGCTACCGTGTCGCGAGCGCGTACACGCTTGCGACGACGCAGAAGCCTTGCCGGTTTATCTACACCGACGCGCTCTGGCACGGAGGCGATATGATCGGGCTCGGCGTTTCGTCGTTCTCGCATTTCGGCGGCGTGCACTTCCAGAACGCGCACAGCTTCGAAGAATACGTTCGTCTCCTCGATAACGATCAGTTGCCGCTTCTGCGAGCGTTATCTTTGACGCCGAAACAAAAGCTCATCCGCGAGATGATTCTTCAGCTCAAGACCGGCGCGCTCGACACCGCGTACTTTCGCCGCAAGTTCGGCGTCGAGATCTGGAACGAGTTTCAGCCGGTCTACGAGCGCCTGGCCGACGAGCATCTGATCGGGCGCGACAACGGAACTATCGAGTTGACCCGCAGCGGGCTGCTGCAGGTGGATAGCTTTCTCTCGGAATTTTTTGAACCAGAATTGAGACCCGTTCGATATGCATAA
- a CDS encoding NAD(P)/FAD-dependent oxidoreductase, with protein sequence MHKLPTELGANVFDVIVMGGGPAGSTIASILAREGRKVVLFEKEQFPRHHIGESLMTDTYFTFQRMGFLEKLKQSPFVVKYSVQFANSASKESRPFYFFEANHHESAVTWQVTRAVFDQMLIEHAEEQGAAVYQNTMVKRVVFEAGRACGVEAQMQDGSIHQFNAQVVVDATGQSAMLSNKFQWRVRDPKLKKAVLYSYFKGAHREPDLNGGATLVLRTPPESGGWFWYIPLENDITSVGIVADPEYLMKDRGKDLAKIFNEEIERCESCRKRVEGAERVDKIYSIVDYSYRSKQCAGDGFILIGDAYGFLDPIYSSGVLLALKMAELAADAIHDAFNNNDFSGDRLGQFQTKLDNGIESMRKLVHAFYSDGFSFAKFLQKYPEHRVNIINLLIGDVFKEGVDEVYGPMSEFAEIPPPLYEEFLSSNGDADPSVIPEPGQVLTAKYLYFDDRVPALKSTES encoded by the coding sequence ATGCATAAACTCCCGACGGAACTAGGCGCGAATGTTTTTGATGTGATCGTGATGGGGGGAGGGCCGGCAGGCAGCACTATCGCCAGCATCCTCGCCCGCGAAGGCCGCAAAGTTGTCCTCTTTGAAAAGGAACAATTCCCACGCCATCATATTGGCGAATCGCTGATGACCGACACCTATTTTACTTTCCAGCGCATGGGATTTCTGGAGAAGCTCAAACAGAGCCCGTTTGTGGTCAAGTACAGCGTGCAATTCGCGAACTCGGCGAGCAAAGAATCGCGCCCATTTTATTTCTTCGAAGCGAACCATCACGAGAGCGCGGTCACCTGGCAGGTGACTCGCGCCGTGTTCGATCAGATGCTTATCGAGCACGCCGAAGAGCAGGGTGCGGCCGTTTATCAGAACACAATGGTCAAGCGAGTAGTCTTCGAGGCCGGCCGCGCGTGTGGCGTCGAAGCGCAGATGCAGGACGGCTCGATTCACCAGTTCAACGCGCAGGTCGTCGTTGATGCGACCGGGCAGAGCGCGATGCTCTCAAACAAGTTTCAGTGGCGCGTTCGCGATCCCAAGCTGAAGAAGGCCGTGCTCTATTCTTACTTCAAGGGCGCGCACCGCGAGCCCGATCTGAACGGGGGAGCGACGCTCGTTCTTCGCACTCCTCCTGAGAGCGGCGGTTGGTTCTGGTACATACCACTCGAGAACGACATCACCAGCGTCGGCATCGTCGCCGATCCCGAGTACTTGATGAAGGACCGCGGCAAAGACCTGGCGAAGATCTTCAACGAGGAGATCGAGAGATGTGAATCGTGCCGCAAGCGAGTCGAGGGCGCCGAGCGCGTCGATAAGATTTATTCGATCGTCGACTATTCCTACCGTTCGAAACAATGCGCGGGCGATGGGTTCATTCTGATCGGAGACGCCTACGGCTTCCTCGACCCGATCTACTCGTCGGGCGTTCTGCTGGCGCTCAAGATGGCCGAGCTGGCGGCGGATGCGATCCACGACGCGTTCAACAACAACGACTTCTCCGGCGACCGGTTGGGGCAGTTTCAGACCAAGCTGGATAACGGCATCGAGTCTATGCGCAAGCTTGTGCACGCCTTTTATAGCGATGGCTTCAGCTTCGCGAAGTTCCTTCAGAAGTACCCCGAGCACCGGGTGAACATCATCAACCTTTTGATAGGCGACGTGTTCAAGGAAGGCGTGGACGAGGTCTACGGGCCGATGTCGGAGTTCGCCGAGATTCCGCCCCCGCTGTACGAGGAGTTCCTGTCCTCAAACGGCGACGCTGATCCGTCGGTGATCCCGGAGCCTGGGCAGGTGCTTACAGCGAAGTACTTGTACTTTGACGATCGCGTGCCCGCGCTGAAATCAACCGAGTCTTGA
- a CDS encoding cation:proton antiporter, translating into MASFKLLVLQIGTILIVARLVGLLFSKLHQPRVVGEMVAGILLGPSLLGWLAPNISSALFPPESLGHLNSLSQVGLLIFMFLVGLELDLTHLRELGRAAVMTSQVSIIAPFILGSLFAVYLYPRLSDPSVNLTGFVLFMGAAMSVTAFPVLARILTERNMLRTRVGSVAITCAAVDDVTAWCILAVITVMVRSSSLELPVWLTMSGLVAFVLVMVLAVRPALRKLEMVYEKRGNLTQDLIAIILLVVLASGWITETLGVHALFGAFLAGVVMPRHPELSRELSQKFEALIVVLLLPIYFALTGLRSSFFLITGASMWFYCGVIIVLAVVGKLGGSMLSARVNGMSWRESAAVGVLMNTRGLVELVILNIGLDLGILSPALFSIMVLMALVTTLMTTPLLRWVYPEGTYTLEKNPGRVKA; encoded by the coding sequence ATGGCCAGCTTCAAGCTGCTAGTTCTCCAGATCGGGACCATCCTAATTGTCGCGCGTCTGGTCGGCTTGCTATTCAGCAAGCTTCATCAACCGCGCGTGGTTGGCGAAATGGTCGCCGGAATTCTGCTGGGACCTTCGCTGCTGGGATGGCTGGCGCCAAACATATCGTCCGCTCTCTTTCCGCCTGAAAGCCTTGGACATCTGAATTCGCTGAGCCAGGTAGGGCTCTTGATATTCATGTTTCTGGTGGGTCTCGAGCTTGATCTAACGCACCTTCGAGAACTGGGCCGGGCGGCAGTGATGACCAGCCAGGTCAGCATCATCGCGCCGTTCATCCTGGGCTCTCTGTTTGCGGTTTATCTTTATCCAAGATTATCCGACCCAAGCGTTAACCTCACTGGGTTCGTTCTGTTCATGGGCGCGGCCATGAGCGTCACGGCATTCCCGGTTCTGGCTCGTATTCTGACTGAACGCAATATGCTACGCACCAGGGTTGGCTCGGTAGCGATTACCTGCGCGGCGGTAGATGACGTCACGGCATGGTGCATTCTTGCGGTCATAACGGTCATGGTCCGTTCGTCGAGCTTAGAACTTCCAGTATGGTTGACGATGAGTGGGCTGGTGGCATTTGTCCTGGTGATGGTGCTCGCGGTGAGGCCCGCCTTGCGCAAGCTCGAGATGGTCTATGAAAAACGCGGCAATTTAACACAGGACCTGATTGCCATAATTCTGTTGGTAGTATTGGCCTCAGGTTGGATAACAGAAACTCTGGGGGTCCACGCTTTGTTTGGCGCCTTCCTGGCCGGAGTGGTGATGCCCAGACACCCGGAATTATCTCGCGAGCTTTCGCAGAAATTCGAAGCACTCATAGTTGTGCTGTTGCTCCCAATCTATTTTGCGCTTACCGGGTTGCGATCCAGTTTTTTCCTGATCACCGGCGCGAGCATGTGGTTCTACTGCGGCGTGATCATCGTGCTGGCTGTTGTTGGTAAATTGGGCGGCTCGATGTTGTCGGCAAGAGTGAACGGAATGTCGTGGCGCGAGTCTGCCGCGGTTGGCGTTCTGATGAACACTCGCGGGCTGGTGGAATTAGTGATCCTCAATATTGGTCTCGATCTTGGCATCCTCTCGCCGGCGCTATTTTCGATAATGGTGTTGATGGCTCTGGTCACTACATTGATGACAACGCCGCTGCTGAGATGGGTCTACCCGGAAGGAACCTACACCCTGGAAAAAAACCCTGGAAGGGTGAAGGCATAA
- a CDS encoding DUF433 domain-containing protein has translation MRYQDIITIDPGMRGGKPCIRGMRITVYDIFSYLAAGMNEKEILEDFPCLTAEDIQACYAFAAAREGQATVAHSETSM, from the coding sequence ATGCGATATCAGGACATCATTACCATAGACCCGGGCATGCGCGGGGGGAAGCCGTGCATTCGCGGCATGCGGATCACGGTCTACGATATTTTCAGCTACCTGGCGGCGGGGATGAACGAGAAGGAGATCTTAGAGGACTTCCCGTGCCTGACTGCCGAAGACATCCAAGCGTGCTACGCGTTCGCAGCCGCCCGCGAGGGACAGGCTACAGTGGCTCACAGTGAAACTTCTATGTGA